One Longimicrobiales bacterium DNA window includes the following coding sequences:
- a CDS encoding TolC family protein: MRAYGWRAFVLGALALCATPVQAQVQGSQQVPSSPTLTLEQAVVLALEHNRELADARLGLRAAQGQVREAWGEVMPSLDAVASYTRNLSVPTNFLPRIFFDPDADPDELVPVKFGADNTWSFQLRASQPLFRASAFLGVGAADSYESLQAEAVRGRAAAVATRVRVAYYDVLLADEGARLSENTVRRIRQSLEETQAMHRAGLASDYDVLRLQVELANVEPNLRRADDAAAAARRALAIEVGVEALDSVNVVGALADFDFSQPIASSSPGLHLAALRTEPVDDVQEAIETALANRSDVRQARLTERLRQTEVRVERAEYLPTVSLFGSYSINAQNNGDPSFFGGSDEFRSYGRQVGIEVSLPLFSGFQRPARLQQKEAALEQSRVGRRLLRDQVEHEVKTLLAQVEEARERGAAQQLAREQAQRGYEIASVQYREGISSPLELTDAEVALRQSEFNYAQAVYDYLTARARLDEALGVSANVQADGGVALTLETPGQ; encoded by the coding sequence ATGCGAGCATATGGATGGCGGGCTTTCGTACTTGGCGCACTGGCGCTCTGTGCGACCCCGGTGCAGGCGCAGGTGCAGGGTTCACAGCAGGTCCCCAGCTCACCGACACTCACGCTGGAACAGGCGGTAGTCCTGGCACTCGAGCACAACCGTGAGCTCGCCGATGCGCGGCTGGGTCTGAGGGCCGCACAGGGGCAGGTGCGCGAGGCGTGGGGCGAGGTGATGCCATCGCTGGACGCGGTGGCGAGCTACACGCGCAACCTGTCGGTCCCGACGAATTTCCTGCCGCGCATCTTCTTCGATCCGGATGCGGATCCGGATGAGCTCGTGCCGGTGAAGTTCGGCGCGGACAACACGTGGAGCTTCCAGCTGCGGGCGTCGCAGCCGCTGTTCCGTGCCTCTGCATTCCTGGGCGTCGGTGCGGCGGACAGCTATGAGTCGCTGCAGGCGGAAGCGGTTCGTGGTCGTGCCGCGGCGGTCGCGACCCGCGTGCGCGTTGCGTATTACGACGTGCTGCTGGCGGACGAGGGCGCGCGCCTGAGCGAGAACACGGTGCGCCGCATCCGGCAGTCTCTCGAGGAGACGCAGGCGATGCACCGCGCAGGTCTCGCGTCGGACTACGACGTCCTGCGGCTGCAGGTGGAGCTGGCGAACGTCGAGCCGAACCTGCGGCGCGCGGATGATGCCGCGGCGGCGGCGCGTCGCGCGCTCGCGATCGAGGTGGGTGTGGAGGCGCTCGACAGCGTGAACGTGGTCGGCGCGCTCGCCGACTTCGACTTCTCGCAGCCCATTGCCTCCTCGTCCCCCGGTCTGCACCTCGCCGCCCTGCGGACGGAGCCCGTCGACGACGTGCAGGAGGCGATCGAGACGGCGCTGGCGAACCGCTCGGACGTGCGGCAGGCGAGGTTGACGGAGCGGCTGCGGCAGACCGAGGTGCGCGTGGAGCGCGCCGAGTATCTGCCGACGGTATCGCTGTTCGGCAGCTATTCGATCAATGCGCAGAACAACGGTGACCCGTCGTTCTTCGGTGGCAGCGACGAGTTCCGATCGTATGGCAGGCAGGTCGGCATCGAGGTGAGCCTGCCGCTGTTCAGCGGATTCCAGCGACCGGCCAGGCTGCAGCAGAAGGAGGCGGCACTCGAGCAGTCGCGAGTGGGCAGGCGGCTGCTGCGCGACCAGGTCGAGCACGAGGTCAAAACACTCCTCGCGCAGGTCGAGGAGGCACGCGAGCGAGGTGCCGCACAGCAACTCGCGCGTGAACAGGCACAGCGCGGTTATGAGATCGCGAGTGTGCAGTACCGTGAAGGAATCAGCAGTCCGCTCGAGCTGACGGACGCGGAGGTGGCGCTCCGACAGAGCGAGTTCAATTACGCGCAGGCGGTCTACGACTATCTGACGGCGCGCGCCCGGCTGGACGAGGCGCTCGGAGTGAGCGCGAACGTGCAGGCGGATGGCGGCGTGGCCCTTACGCTGGAGACACCGGGGCAATGA
- a CDS encoding cupredoxin domain-containing protein, translating into MRWTSIVAVSMLFACGDREASSEAANRDSAAAAQPTTEIVHATVDDTSIVLSVDTVPAGDVSILFANRGASRHSVRIQSVDDSWAVSNIMSGEDATLRLDLSPGTYELYCPDFDANGSHASQGVYARLVAVESGD; encoded by the coding sequence ATGCGCTGGACATCGATCGTCGCCGTTTCCATGCTGTTCGCGTGCGGCGACCGCGAGGCCAGCAGCGAAGCGGCCAACCGTGACAGCGCAGCCGCCGCGCAGCCCACCACCGAGATCGTTCACGCTACCGTCGACGACACCAGCATCGTCCTTTCCGTCGACACCGTCCCCGCCGGTGACGTCAGCATCCTGTTCGCCAACCGCGGCGCCAGCCGCCACTCCGTGCGTATTCAGAGTGTCGACGACTCCTGGGCCGTCTCCAACATCATGAGCGGGGAGGATGCAACGCTGCGACTCGACCTCTCTCCGGGCACCTACGAGTTGTACTGCCCCGACTTCGATGCCAACGGCAGCCACGCAAGCCAGGGCGTGTATGCCCGTCTCGTCGCGGTCGAGAGCGGCGACTAG
- a CDS encoding efflux RND transporter periplasmic adaptor subunit: protein MSALKRYNGAAALMAVVVAAGCSGGEAQESATSGGVGAEPVRRIINVQTVQLEPREFTEFITLTGTLEASSDVQVSAEESGVVRELYVDKGARVRVGQPVARIDDQVLRAQYDQARSEAALAKETYERQRRLWEEEKIGTEIAYLRAKYGAETAAANARMLAARLERTIVRAPIAGVLDDRLVEVGAMVAPGTPIARIVDADPVEVTAGVPERYAAEIRPGAAVRVTIDHLGGSTFSGAAGYVGTALDARTRTFPVEFTVANASGVLKPGMVARLEVQRRTVEEALLVPREAVQRVSTGYMVFVVTGEGDRTFAEARPVQLGADAGSQVAIASGVSAGEQVIVVGQQQVANGDAVRVVAEEEQ from the coding sequence ATGAGTGCTTTGAAGCGATACAACGGGGCGGCCGCACTGATGGCGGTCGTGGTGGCAGCGGGCTGCAGCGGCGGCGAGGCGCAGGAATCGGCGACGTCCGGGGGCGTGGGTGCGGAGCCGGTGCGTCGCATCATCAACGTGCAGACGGTGCAGCTGGAGCCGCGGGAGTTCACGGAGTTCATCACCCTGACGGGCACCCTGGAGGCGTCCAGCGACGTGCAGGTATCGGCCGAGGAGAGTGGTGTAGTCCGCGAGCTGTATGTCGACAAGGGCGCACGGGTGCGTGTCGGGCAGCCGGTCGCGCGCATCGACGACCAGGTGCTGCGGGCGCAGTACGACCAGGCGCGTTCCGAGGCGGCGCTCGCGAAGGAAACATACGAGCGCCAGCGTCGCCTGTGGGAGGAAGAGAAGATCGGGACCGAGATCGCGTACCTGCGGGCGAAGTACGGTGCGGAAACCGCGGCCGCGAACGCGCGCATGCTGGCGGCGCGGCTGGAGCGCACCATCGTGCGTGCTCCGATTGCGGGGGTGCTCGATGACCGGCTGGTCGAAGTCGGTGCGATGGTCGCGCCGGGCACACCGATCGCGCGGATCGTGGATGCGGATCCGGTGGAGGTGACGGCCGGGGTGCCGGAGCGCTATGCGGCGGAGATCCGGCCGGGTGCAGCAGTGCGCGTCACGATCGACCACCTCGGGGGCAGCACGTTCAGCGGTGCAGCGGGCTATGTCGGTACGGCCCTGGACGCACGGACGCGGACGTTTCCCGTCGAGTTCACGGTGGCCAACGCCAGTGGCGTGCTGAAGCCCGGAATGGTAGCACGGCTGGAGGTGCAGCGACGCACGGTGGAAGAGGCACTGCTGGTTCCGCGTGAGGCCGTGCAGCGCGTGTCGACCGGCTACATGGTGTTCGTCGTGACGGGTGAGGGCGATCGCACGTTTGCCGAGGCGCGCCCCGTTCAGCTCGGTGCCGATGCGGGCAGCCAGGTCGCGATCGCATCGGGCGTGAGTGCGGGGGAGCAGGTGATCGTGGTCGGCCAGCAGCAGGTTGCGAACGGGGATGCCGTGCGGGTGGTGGCGGAGGAGGAGCAATGA
- a CDS encoding serine hydrolase — MGLNTLRRQILGIADEAGAKDVAVAFYDFEHRVEWSLHAERWFHAASTIKVPVLLGVYDAIERSELEPHSRVHVRNRFLSIVDGRPFRVEGGRDANSAVHAAIGRTMTARDLAFHMITTSSNLATNLLVDIVGIEAIRQTIDTLRLPGIEFHRGVEDMSAWEHDVNNRVTARGLLTALRLIEERAAISEAASEEMLEILHAQEFRSGIPAGLPDAARVAHKTGEMSTVAHDAGIVYLADRAPYVLTVLTEWEPDASRRSATIASISRSVYEHVSAELTVDAD; from the coding sequence ATGGGACTCAACACGCTGCGCCGGCAGATCCTCGGGATCGCCGATGAAGCAGGCGCGAAGGACGTCGCCGTAGCCTTCTACGACTTCGAGCACCGCGTCGAGTGGAGCCTCCACGCGGAACGGTGGTTCCATGCGGCCAGCACCATCAAGGTGCCCGTTCTCCTGGGCGTGTACGACGCGATCGAGCGCAGTGAGCTCGAGCCGCATTCCCGCGTTCATGTGCGCAACCGGTTCCTCAGTATCGTCGATGGACGGCCGTTTCGCGTGGAGGGCGGACGCGACGCCAACAGTGCGGTCCACGCCGCCATCGGCAGGACCATGACCGCGCGTGACCTTGCCTTCCACATGATCACGACCAGCAGCAATCTCGCGACGAACCTCCTCGTCGACATCGTCGGCATCGAGGCGATCCGGCAGACGATCGACACGCTGCGCCTGCCCGGCATCGAGTTTCACCGCGGCGTGGAAGACATGAGTGCCTGGGAGCACGACGTCAACAACCGGGTCACGGCCCGCGGCCTCCTCACGGCGCTGCGGCTCATCGAGGAGCGTGCAGCGATCTCGGAGGCAGCCAGCGAGGAGATGCTCGAGATCCTGCACGCACAGGAGTTCCGCAGCGGAATCCCCGCCGGGCTGCCCGATGCCGCAAGAGTCGCGCACAAGACCGGAGAAATGTCGACTGTCGCACACGACGCGGGCATCGTTTACCTGGCGGACCGGGCGCCGTACGTGCTGACCGTGCTGACCGAGTGGGAGCCCGATGCGTCCCGTCGCAGCGCCACCATCGCGAGCATTTCGCGAAGCGTATACGAACACGTGTCCGCGGAGCTCACGGTCGATGCCGATTAG
- a CDS encoding efflux RND transporter permease subunit, with protein sequence MTDESRQAKDQPEGARTFGLTNLALGNRTSALVLLAMVTLIGIATYLSIPKESSPEITIPMISIATYYPGVAPMDMETLVTRPIEEEVNKIPEVTDLTSTSDQGLSYIIAEFSSDMDMDEAMAKIREKVDLAKPDLPSEVEQPILSEFNFAEFPIMQVNVSGDYDLVRLKEVAEDVQDRLEQIPQILEVRLSGGLEREVRVDVDLQKLKFYNIAFDDVIEAIAAENVTIPGGSIDVGAQEYLIRIDGEFTDPRSIEDVVVLLQDGAPIYVRDVATVDFGFADRTSYARLDGSAVVTLDIIKRSGENIIETSDAVKAAIAQMQPTFPPTTVVKLTSDQSDDIRSMVASLENNIISGLILVVAVLLFFLGVRNSSFVGISIPASMLLSFIVMKVMGISMNMVVLFALILALGMLVDNAIVVVENIYRHLEEGYDNITAARLGAGEVAVPVITSTLTTVMAFVPLLFWPDIVGEFMSFLPLTLIITLSSSLFVAIVLVPVLCALYMKLDTVPARPLRPAARWAMLGIAGLVLLLVAASNPLTAVLLAVTGVALVVLHRTLLDRLGRWFQDVALPGVIDWYVHRLRWALHHRLMIVGGMAAAFVIVVMAFGVFNAGVEFFPESIPPAQVAVQVDVPSGTAPEFTDAVATRIEERLQGFEGIRDAESIVATVNQSATGGPFSGGGEGSVTVSFVDFDKRTYDVFATLRELQQRIGAGIAGADITVTRPDNGPPTGKPINIELVGPDVDALRTLSDSMLGVLKSAPVYAKLEGLDSDMRSQRPELVVEVDRERAALYDLSTSQVGMTIRTAIQGTEAAKYRDGNDEYDITVRLAEAYRSNPDALGDLTVFAEGRQVPLSSVATWRMDEGLGVVKRRNLDRVATISSDVRAGEQSNAVLAEVQQVLRDFSLPAGYTIRYTGEQEEQQESMRFLMTAFMIALAFIALILMSQFNSVIKPFIIMTSVIMSTVGVLLGLMVFRMPFGIIMTGVGVISLAGIVVNNAIVLIDYIDLLRTRDGLSRDEALIQAGITRFRPVILTAITTVLGLVPLATGFNLDFFGLYTSLSPNIYWGGEQAAWWAPMAIAVIAGLSFATVLTLVVVPVLYSIVDDVALLFARHFTHAGAQSPALAAAGAIPAVPAGAAASVPVGQERVVARPRRKAAALLQRVGSALRLF encoded by the coding sequence ATGACCGACGAGAGCAGACAAGCGAAGGACCAGCCGGAGGGCGCCCGCACATTCGGCCTGACGAACCTCGCACTCGGCAACCGGACGAGCGCGCTGGTTCTGCTGGCGATGGTGACGCTGATCGGGATCGCGACGTACCTGTCGATTCCGAAGGAGTCGAGCCCCGAGATCACGATTCCGATGATCTCGATCGCGACGTACTACCCGGGCGTCGCACCGATGGACATGGAGACGCTGGTCACGCGTCCCATCGAAGAGGAAGTCAACAAGATCCCCGAGGTCACGGACCTGACGTCGACGTCCGACCAGGGGCTGTCGTACATCATCGCCGAGTTCAGCAGTGACATGGACATGGACGAGGCGATGGCCAAGATCCGCGAGAAGGTCGACCTCGCGAAGCCGGACCTGCCGAGCGAAGTGGAACAGCCGATCCTGTCGGAGTTCAACTTCGCCGAGTTCCCGATCATGCAGGTGAACGTCTCGGGCGACTACGACCTGGTGCGGTTGAAGGAAGTTGCCGAAGACGTGCAGGACCGGCTCGAGCAGATCCCGCAGATCCTGGAGGTGCGGCTCTCCGGAGGACTCGAGCGGGAGGTCCGCGTCGATGTCGACCTGCAGAAGCTGAAGTTCTACAACATCGCGTTCGATGACGTGATCGAGGCCATCGCGGCCGAGAACGTAACGATTCCCGGCGGCTCGATCGATGTGGGCGCGCAGGAGTACCTGATCCGGATCGACGGTGAGTTCACCGATCCCCGCAGCATCGAAGACGTGGTCGTCCTGCTGCAGGATGGCGCACCGATCTACGTGCGTGACGTTGCGACCGTGGATTTCGGCTTTGCCGACCGCACCAGCTACGCGCGCCTGGACGGGAGCGCGGTGGTGACGCTCGACATCATCAAGCGTTCGGGCGAGAACATCATCGAGACATCGGACGCGGTGAAAGCGGCGATCGCGCAGATGCAGCCGACCTTTCCGCCGACGACGGTGGTGAAGCTGACGTCGGACCAGTCCGACGACATCCGCAGCATGGTCGCCAGCCTGGAGAACAACATCATCTCGGGGCTGATCCTGGTCGTTGCGGTGCTGCTGTTCTTCCTGGGCGTCCGCAACTCGTCGTTCGTGGGGATCTCGATCCCGGCGTCGATGCTGCTGTCGTTCATCGTGATGAAGGTCATGGGCATCTCGATGAACATGGTGGTGCTGTTCGCGCTGATCCTGGCGCTGGGGATGCTCGTCGACAATGCAATCGTGGTGGTCGAGAACATCTACCGGCACCTCGAGGAGGGATACGACAACATTACCGCTGCGCGGCTGGGCGCCGGCGAGGTTGCGGTGCCGGTGATCACGTCCACGCTCACGACGGTCATGGCGTTCGTGCCGCTGCTGTTCTGGCCGGACATCGTGGGCGAGTTCATGAGCTTCCTGCCGCTCACGCTGATCATCACGCTGAGCAGCTCGCTGTTCGTGGCGATCGTGCTCGTGCCGGTCCTGTGCGCGCTGTACATGAAGCTGGACACCGTGCCGGCTCGGCCGCTGCGGCCGGCGGCGCGCTGGGCCATGCTGGGCATCGCCGGGCTGGTGCTGCTCCTCGTGGCGGCGTCCAACCCGCTGACGGCGGTGCTGCTCGCAGTCACCGGGGTCGCGCTGGTCGTGCTGCATCGCACGCTGCTCGACCGCCTTGGCCGGTGGTTCCAGGACGTGGCGTTGCCGGGGGTGATCGACTGGTACGTGCACCGGCTGCGCTGGGCGCTGCACCACAGGCTCATGATCGTCGGTGGGATGGCCGCGGCCTTCGTGATCGTGGTGATGGCGTTCGGCGTGTTCAACGCCGGCGTCGAGTTCTTCCCGGAGTCGATCCCGCCGGCACAGGTGGCGGTGCAGGTGGATGTGCCGAGCGGTACCGCGCCGGAGTTCACGGACGCCGTCGCGACCCGGATCGAGGAGCGGCTGCAGGGCTTCGAGGGGATCCGCGACGCGGAATCGATCGTGGCAACGGTGAACCAGTCCGCGACAGGCGGTCCGTTCTCCGGCGGCGGCGAGGGTTCGGTCACCGTCAGCTTCGTGGATTTCGACAAGCGGACCTACGACGTCTTTGCCACGCTGCGCGAGCTGCAGCAGCGGATCGGTGCCGGCATTGCGGGTGCGGACATCACCGTGACCCGCCCGGACAACGGTCCGCCGACGGGGAAGCCGATCAACATCGAGCTGGTTGGTCCGGACGTGGATGCACTGCGCACGCTCTCGGATTCGATGCTGGGTGTGCTCAAGTCGGCGCCCGTGTACGCGAAGCTGGAGGGGCTGGACAGTGACATGCGCTCGCAGCGGCCGGAGCTGGTGGTGGAGGTGGACCGCGAGCGCGCGGCGCTCTACGACCTGAGCACGTCACAGGTCGGGATGACGATCCGTACGGCCATCCAGGGCACGGAAGCGGCCAAGTACCGCGACGGCAACGACGAGTACGACATCACCGTGCGACTGGCCGAAGCGTATCGGTCGAACCCGGACGCGCTCGGCGACCTGACGGTATTCGCGGAGGGTCGCCAGGTCCCGCTCAGCTCGGTCGCCACCTGGCGCATGGATGAGGGGCTGGGCGTGGTGAAGCGCCGCAACCTGGACCGCGTCGCCACGATCAGCTCGGACGTCCGCGCGGGTGAGCAGAGCAATGCGGTGCTCGCCGAGGTGCAGCAGGTGCTCCGCGACTTCTCGCTGCCGGCCGGCTATACGATCCGCTACACGGGCGAGCAGGAGGAGCAGCAGGAGTCCATGCGGTTCCTGATGACTGCGTTCATGATCGCGCTGGCCTTCATCGCGCTGATCCTGATGTCGCAGTTCAACTCGGTGATCAAGCCGTTCATCATCATGACGTCGGTGATCATGTCGACCGTGGGTGTGCTGCTCGGTCTCATGGTCTTCCGCATGCCGTTCGGCATCATCATGACCGGTGTGGGGGTGATCTCACTCGCCGGCATCGTCGTCAACAATGCGATCGTGCTGATCGACTACATCGACCTGCTCCGCACGCGGGATGGGCTGAGTCGCGACGAGGCGCTGATCCAGGCGGGCATCACGCGCTTCCGGCCGGTGATCCTGACGGCGATCACCACGGTGCTGGGGCTGGTGCCGCTGGCGACCGGCTTCAACCTGGATTTCTTCGGCCTGTACACTTCGCTCTCACCGAATATCTACTGGGGAGGTGAGCAGGCGGCGTGGTGGGCACCGATGGCGATCGCCGTGATTGCGGGTCTCTCGTTTGCCACGGTGCTCACGCTCGTGGTGGTACCGGTGCTGTACAGCATCGTGGATGATGTTGCGCTCCTGTTCGCGCGGCACTTCACGCACGCCGGCGCGCAGTCCCCGGCACTGGCGGCAGCCGGAGCGATCCCGGCGGTTCCTGCCGGCGCCGCGGCGTCCGTCCCGGTCGGGCAGGAGCGCGTGGTCGCACGCCCAAGACGCAAGGCAGCGGCACTGCTCCAGCGGGTGGGGTCCGCGCTGCGGCTGTTCTGA
- a CDS encoding TetR/AcrR family transcriptional regulator → MGIAERREREKEMLRARIVEAARDLLSEQGLDALSMRAIAERIEYSPATIYLYFRDKEELTSEVIREGFRRMHGVMMEELAALPETASGAEQYGATGRAYARFAAENAAFFRVMFELPSAAHVECPERAQGPEETSFDRVVMAVEAGLRDGSIQGADARRIALIGWGLVHGLTSLYLSGHLVDAAPDQVSFMGLVDEAIQTLGGGWRSGRAAPAG, encoded by the coding sequence ATGGGCATTGCCGAGCGGCGGGAGCGGGAAAAGGAGATGCTGCGGGCGCGGATCGTGGAAGCCGCGCGCGACCTGCTGTCCGAGCAGGGTCTCGACGCGCTGTCGATGCGCGCGATTGCGGAGCGCATCGAGTACTCGCCTGCGACGATCTACCTGTACTTCCGGGACAAGGAAGAGCTGACGAGCGAGGTCATCCGGGAGGGGTTTCGCCGGATGCACGGAGTGATGATGGAGGAACTGGCTGCTCTTCCTGAAACCGCGTCGGGCGCGGAGCAGTACGGTGCGACCGGGCGCGCGTACGCGCGATTCGCGGCGGAGAATGCAGCCTTCTTCCGCGTCATGTTCGAGCTGCCGTCCGCAGCGCACGTCGAGTGTCCGGAGCGCGCGCAGGGTCCGGAAGAAACCAGCTTCGACCGAGTCGTCATGGCCGTTGAGGCCGGGTTGCGCGATGGCTCGATCCAGGGCGCCGACGCGCGACGGATCGCGCTGATCGGCTGGGGTCTCGTCCACGGTCTGACATCGCTCTACCTGTCGGGTCACCTGGTGGATGCGGCGCCGGACCAGGTGTCGTTCATGGGCCTGGTGGATGAGGCGATCCAGACGCTGGGTGGCGGCTGGCGGAGTGGCAGGGCGGCGCCGGCCGGGTGA
- the purH gene encoding bifunctional phosphoribosylaminoimidazolecarboxamide formyltransferase/IMP cyclohydrolase, which translates to MPNALISVSDKTGVVEFATALHELGWQLLSTGGTARTLREAGLPVRDVSDITQHPEMMDGRVKTLHPAVHAGLLARRDRSDDMAALGEHGYEPIDLVAVNLYPFHEAVASGAPIPQAMEKVDIGGPTMLRAAAKNHAGVLVVVDPADYERVLQALRDDSADDTLRRSLAARVFEHTGRYDSAIAAYFRAQAQADATEDEAATAFPDTIDLRLTRVQSLRYGENPDQPAAFYAEDAPPEGSLPALRQLHGKELSFNNLLDVEAATMAISAWSDEPRAACVIIKHTTPCGIAIADDQASAYERANAADPVSAFGGIVAFNRPVDAAAAEKLSGAFLEIIVAPGFDEQARERLQKKKNLRLIVLPVAPAGDDELDFKRVRGGLLVQHRMIMRFPETDWRVVSKRQPTDTEMRDLRFAWRASAAVKSNAIVLAKDERTIGIGAGQMSRVDSSRIAVMKANDTGARIAGAALASDAFFPFRDGVDAAADAGVRAIVQPGGSVRDEEVIAAADEHDIAMLFTGRRVFRH; encoded by the coding sequence ATGCCGAACGCGCTGATCAGCGTCTCGGACAAGACGGGTGTAGTCGAGTTCGCAACCGCTCTGCACGAGCTCGGCTGGCAGCTGCTGTCCACCGGCGGAACCGCACGAACCCTGCGCGAGGCCGGGCTGCCCGTGCGCGATGTCAGTGACATCACGCAGCATCCCGAGATGATGGACGGACGCGTCAAGACGCTGCATCCCGCCGTGCACGCGGGGCTCCTCGCGCGGCGCGACCGTTCCGACGACATGGCCGCCCTCGGCGAGCACGGCTATGAGCCGATCGATCTCGTCGCAGTGAACCTCTACCCGTTCCACGAGGCTGTCGCGAGCGGCGCGCCGATTCCGCAGGCCATGGAGAAGGTGGACATCGGCGGGCCGACCATGCTGCGGGCCGCAGCGAAGAACCATGCGGGTGTGCTCGTCGTGGTCGATCCCGCAGACTACGAACGGGTGCTGCAGGCGCTTCGCGACGACAGCGCAGACGACACGCTTCGCCGCTCCCTCGCCGCCAGGGTGTTCGAGCACACGGGCCGGTATGACAGTGCCATCGCCGCCTACTTCCGCGCGCAGGCGCAGGCCGACGCGACCGAGGACGAGGCAGCGACCGCGTTCCCGGACACCATCGATCTGCGCCTGACCCGCGTCCAGTCGCTGCGCTACGGGGAGAACCCCGATCAGCCCGCTGCCTTTTATGCCGAGGACGCCCCACCCGAAGGCTCACTGCCGGCACTCCGGCAGCTGCACGGCAAGGAGCTGTCCTTCAACAACCTGCTCGACGTCGAGGCCGCGACCATGGCGATCTCCGCATGGAGCGACGAGCCTCGCGCCGCCTGCGTGATCATCAAGCACACCACTCCCTGCGGCATCGCGATCGCCGACGACCAGGCCTCGGCATACGAGCGCGCAAACGCGGCCGACCCGGTCTCCGCATTCGGCGGCATCGTGGCATTCAACCGGCCAGTCGATGCGGCCGCCGCCGAAAAGCTGTCAGGAGCGTTCCTCGAGATCATCGTTGCGCCCGGATTCGACGAGCAGGCGCGCGAGCGACTGCAGAAGAAGAAGAACCTGCGGCTGATCGTGCTGCCGGTAGCGCCCGCCGGCGACGACGAGCTCGATTTCAAGCGCGTGCGCGGCGGGCTGCTCGTGCAGCATCGCATGATCATGCGCTTTCCGGAGACCGACTGGCGCGTGGTCAGCAAACGGCAGCCGACCGACACCGAGATGCGCGACCTGCGCTTCGCCTGGCGCGCCTCCGCCGCGGTCAAGTCCAACGCAATCGTGCTCGCAAAGGACGAGCGCACCATCGGGATCGGCGCAGGCCAGATGAGTCGCGTCGATTCTTCCCGCATCGCAGTCATGAAGGCCAATGACACCGGCGCCCGCATCGCCGGCGCCGCGCTCGCTTCCGATGCGTTCTTCCCCTTCCGCGACGGCGTCGATGCCGCCGCCGACGCCGGTGTGCGCGCGATCGTGCAGCCGGGTGGATCCGTGCGCGACGAGGAGGTCATCGCCGCCGCCGACGAGCACGACATCGCCATGCTGTTCACCGGTCGGCGAGTGTTCCGGCACTGA
- the purN gene encoding phosphoribosylglycinamide formyltransferase yields the protein MSMRIAVFASGGGSNLQALIDWFNGERAASARIALVVADRECRALERADHAGIERSLIPVRGADPEELALATLAALDGAAIDVIALAGYLRLVPAPVVERYRGRIVNIHPALLPAFGGPGMYGTRVHEAVLRAGVRVTGATVHYVDEAYDEGRPVAQWPVPVFPDDSPETLAARVLRVEHQLYPIAIERLVRELRGQAPLPQPEFKFVAAAHDAPAVEAMRAAFGLPEEE from the coding sequence ATGAGCATGCGCATCGCCGTCTTCGCATCGGGCGGCGGCAGCAACCTCCAGGCACTCATCGATTGGTTCAATGGCGAGCGCGCCGCAAGCGCTCGCATCGCGCTCGTCGTCGCCGACCGCGAGTGCCGCGCTTTGGAGCGCGCCGATCACGCGGGTATCGAGCGGTCGCTCATCCCGGTGCGCGGCGCCGATCCAGAGGAGCTTGCACTCGCCACGCTGGCCGCACTGGACGGTGCCGCAATCGACGTGATCGCGCTCGCGGGCTATCTGCGCCTCGTGCCCGCCCCCGTGGTGGAGCGCTACCGCGGACGCATCGTCAACATCCATCCGGCACTGCTCCCGGCGTTCGGCGGGCCGGGCATGTACGGCACGCGCGTGCACGAGGCGGTGCTGCGCGCCGGTGTGCGCGTGACCGGCGCCACCGTTCACTACGTCGACGAGGCGTACGACGAAGGGCGGCCCGTCGCACAGTGGCCGGTACCCGTGTTCCCGGACGATTCACCCGAAACGCTGGCAGCACGCGTGTTGCGCGTCGAGCACCAGCTCTACCCGATCGCCATCGAGCGACTCGTGCGGGAGCTGCGCGGCCAGGCGCCGCTGCCTCAACCAGAATTCAAGTTCGTCGCCGCGGCGCACGATGCGCCTGCAGTCGAGGCCATGCGCGCGGCGTTCGGACTCCCAGAGGAGGAGTGA